In Planctomycetota bacterium, a genomic segment contains:
- a CDS encoding ABC transporter permease, whose protein sequence is MALTKPRDETVLAMAAPPVRRDNPLTRSVAGMIGFAFIAFMLLVSLLGLFWTLSPASPSYPGVSVNAEGKVTTPRYNAGAAEFGRLPPWWAVGESDARRLNELVPAEETEEVAARFGVDVREAIDSTDGEVADAMRDRWCYDGNRLALLLGTDVLGRSLLYRVVTGGGISLGIGLAAAFISVLIGTLYGAISGYAGGKTDAAMMRIVDVLFGLPYILLVVLLAVASDAALDEFQSRQKARGAWAERYATTLANASGPASDTQIRQWRAAPFDPGGSLGTLAGKLDMPGVLSQIMQARAEAASAEPITNGAVLDAMALQARPPREIREPVRLVLDLVVLLVAIGGVSWLTMARVIRGQVLSLKNQPFIEAARSIGTPITFIFGRHLLPNLLGPIIVYATLTVPLAILQESFLSFLGIGVKPPLPSWGNLAADGLNELNPYKSLWWLVFFPCLLLGTTLLALNFVGEGLREAFDPKRARR, encoded by the coding sequence ATGGCGCTGACCAAGCCACGAGACGAGACGGTGCTGGCCATGGCGGCGCCACCCGTCCGCCGCGACAACCCGCTCACGCGGAGCGTGGCGGGCATGATCGGCTTCGCGTTCATCGCCTTCATGCTGCTGGTCAGCCTGCTGGGGCTGTTCTGGACGCTCTCGCCGGCGTCACCGAGCTATCCGGGCGTCAGCGTCAACGCCGAGGGCAAGGTCACCACGCCCCGCTACAACGCCGGCGCCGCGGAGTTCGGCCGGCTGCCCCCGTGGTGGGCCGTGGGCGAGAGCGACGCCCGCCGCCTCAACGAGCTCGTCCCCGCCGAAGAGACCGAGGAGGTCGCCGCCCGCTTCGGCGTGGACGTCCGCGAGGCCATCGACTCGACCGACGGCGAGGTCGCCGACGCGATGCGGGACCGGTGGTGCTACGACGGCAACCGGCTCGCACTCTTGCTGGGCACCGACGTGCTGGGCCGCAGCCTGCTCTACCGCGTGGTTACCGGCGGGGGCATTTCGCTGGGCATCGGGCTGGCGGCGGCGTTCATCTCGGTGCTCATCGGCACGCTCTACGGCGCCATCTCGGGCTACGCCGGGGGCAAGACCGACGCCGCGATGATGCGGATCGTCGACGTGCTCTTCGGGCTGCCGTACATCCTGCTGGTGGTGCTGCTGGCCGTGGCGAGCGACGCCGCCCTCGACGAGTTCCAGAGCCGACAAAAGGCCCGCGGTGCGTGGGCGGAGCGGTACGCGACCACCCTGGCCAATGCGAGCGGGCCGGCTTCGGACACCCAGATCCGCCAGTGGCGTGCCGCACCCTTCGATCCGGGAGGTTCCTTGGGCACGCTCGCCGGCAAGCTGGACATGCCCGGAGTGCTCTCGCAGATCATGCAGGCTCGTGCCGAGGCCGCCAGCGCCGAGCCAATCACCAACGGCGCCGTTCTCGACGCGATGGCCCTCCAGGCCAGGCCGCCCCGCGAGATCCGGGAGCCCGTGCGGCTGGTGCTCGATCTGGTGGTGCTGCTGGTGGCGATCGGCGGCGTGAGCTGGCTGACGATGGCCCGCGTCATCCGCGGGCAGGTGCTCAGCCTCAAGAACCAGCCCTTCATCGAGGCGGCCCGCTCCATCGGCACGCCCATCACGTTCATCTTCGGGCGGCACCTGCTGCCCAACCTGCTCGGGCCGATCATCGTGTACGCGACGCTGACGGTGCCGCTGGCGATCCTGCAGGAGTCCTTCCTGAGCTTCCTGGGCATCGGCGTGAAGCCCCCGCTGCCGAGCTGGGGCAACCTCGCCGCCGACGGTCTCAACGAGCTGAACCCGTACAAATCCCTCTGGTGGCTGGTCTTCTTCCCCTGCCTGCTGCTGGGCACGACGCTGCTGGCGCTCAACTTCGTGGGCGAGGGGCTCCGCGAGGCGTTCGACCCCAAGCGCGCGCGGCGCTAG
- a CDS encoding ABC transporter permease, with protein MERPPRSSPDESAVPAHDRDPVLDADKAVASEKPAAAMNADQLTAVTGVQLMQGIGHRPAEGFWTEAWGQVLKRPAAVASLAWVGLVAFFSVFAPLIASGHPLLLVPASVADAGPLAALLAALPDAAASPDGLRIVLFTGVWMAAWVLAPSKLPSAARLWLGVAATLPFAIRVFGQFIQTANPETQQGLHAASVFILGGEHMAFQILVDIGVAVGLVWAAGTFGLSRPVRAWTAALLPIGAIGALVGAAGAEAEVSSPLIRNLSAVDLALMAGAVGMLLVVLPRWNGTRSGRGRVVLTAALQAGLVLLIYTVAKGFVDARDASDLVRTAQQHPAFEAITAMVIVIAASLPFAFVHPTSNLTRSFGVAALVGVTLFGILAVRWTTPLPNFDYVGREARGEIRAIYAPIPWSPQQGGSAVDLLRPGSNLFGQVEKGVDLELGQATAAAGLELEQRPLDDAVLAEFERQIGFASANLPATTEEAFGAIVSAYDAGEATTIGDAFAVLESLESPGYALGTDSIGQDVLSQMLHACRLSISIGLVSTAIAVAIGVTIGALMGYFGGWVDMLLYRVVEVFMAVPLLFLLIVAAAVLPKNTYVMMAVIGCVTWTGAARFIRAEFYKLRGQDFVQSARAVGLPLRSVLFKHMLPNGVTPVLVDASFAIAAAILAEAILSYLGLGPANQASWGRLLSDATNQVGDFVWWLAIFPGLAIFLTVLSYNLIGEALRDAIDPKLKKARV; from the coding sequence ATGGAACGCCCGCCCCGATCATCGCCCGACGAGTCGGCCGTGCCCGCGCACGACCGCGACCCCGTGCTCGACGCCGACAAGGCGGTCGCGAGCGAGAAGCCGGCCGCGGCGATGAACGCCGACCAGCTCACCGCCGTCACCGGCGTGCAGCTGATGCAGGGCATCGGGCATCGGCCGGCCGAGGGATTCTGGACCGAGGCGTGGGGCCAGGTGCTCAAGCGGCCCGCGGCCGTCGCGAGCCTCGCGTGGGTCGGCCTCGTCGCGTTCTTCTCGGTGTTCGCGCCGCTCATCGCCAGCGGCCACCCGCTGCTGCTCGTGCCGGCGAGCGTCGCCGATGCCGGCCCGCTGGCCGCGCTGCTGGCCGCGCTGCCCGATGCGGCGGCTTCGCCCGACGGGCTCCGCATCGTGCTCTTCACCGGCGTGTGGATGGCCGCGTGGGTGCTCGCGCCGTCGAAGCTGCCCTCGGCCGCGCGGCTGTGGCTGGGCGTCGCCGCGACCCTGCCCTTCGCGATCCGCGTGTTCGGCCAGTTCATCCAGACGGCAAACCCCGAGACCCAGCAGGGGCTGCACGCCGCCTCGGTGTTCATCCTGGGCGGCGAGCACATGGCCTTCCAGATCCTGGTCGACATCGGCGTCGCCGTCGGGCTGGTGTGGGCCGCGGGCACCTTCGGGCTGAGCCGCCCCGTGCGCGCGTGGACGGCGGCGCTGCTGCCCATCGGCGCGATCGGCGCGCTGGTGGGCGCCGCCGGCGCCGAGGCCGAGGTGTCCTCGCCCTTGATCCGCAACCTGTCGGCCGTCGACCTGGCGCTGATGGCCGGCGCCGTCGGGATGCTGCTCGTCGTGCTGCCCCGCTGGAATGGCACGCGTTCGGGCCGGGGCCGCGTCGTGCTGACCGCCGCCCTGCAGGCGGGTCTGGTCCTGCTGATCTACACCGTCGCGAAGGGCTTCGTCGATGCCCGCGACGCCAGCGACCTCGTCCGCACCGCGCAGCAGCACCCGGCCTTCGAGGCCATCACCGCGATGGTCATCGTGATCGCGGCGTCGCTGCCCTTTGCCTTCGTGCACCCGACGTCGAACCTCACGCGGAGCTTCGGCGTCGCCGCCCTCGTCGGCGTCACGCTCTTCGGCATCCTCGCGGTGCGCTGGACCACGCCGCTGCCCAACTTCGACTACGTCGGCCGCGAGGCCCGCGGCGAGATCCGCGCGATCTACGCGCCCATCCCGTGGTCGCCCCAGCAGGGCGGGTCGGCCGTCGACCTGCTGCGGCCGGGGTCCAACCTGTTCGGCCAGGTCGAGAAGGGCGTCGATCTAGAGCTGGGGCAGGCCACCGCGGCCGCCGGCCTGGAGCTCGAACAACGCCCGCTCGACGACGCCGTGCTCGCCGAATTCGAGCGGCAGATCGGCTTCGCGTCGGCCAACCTGCCCGCTACCACCGAAGAAGCCTTCGGCGCGATCGTCAGCGCCTACGACGCGGGCGAGGCCACGACGATCGGCGATGCGTTCGCGGTGCTCGAGTCGCTCGAATCGCCCGGCTACGCGCTCGGCACGGATTCCATCGGCCAGGACGTGCTCAGCCAGATGCTGCACGCCTGCCGGCTGTCGATCTCGATCGGCCTGGTGTCGACCGCCATCGCGGTCGCCATCGGCGTGACCATCGGTGCGCTGATGGGCTACTTCGGCGGCTGGGTCGACATGCTGCTGTACCGCGTCGTCGAGGTCTTCATGGCCGTCCCGCTGCTGTTCCTGCTGATCGTGGCGGCGGCGGTGCTGCCCAAGAACACCTACGTGATGATGGCGGTCATCGGCTGCGTGACGTGGACGGGCGCTGCGCGCTTCATCCGCGCCGAGTTCTACAAGCTGCGGGGGCAGGACTTCGTGCAATCGGCCCGGGCGGTCGGCCTGCCGCTGCGGAGCGTGCTGTTCAAGCACATGCTGCCCAACGGCGTGACGCCGGTCCTCGTCGACGCCTCGTTCGCAATCGCTGCGGCCATCCTCGCCGAGGCCATCTTGAGCTACCTGGGCCTCGGGCCCGCGAACCAGGCGAGCTGGGGGCGGCTGCTCAGCGACGCCACCAATCAGGTGGGCGACTTCGTGTGGTGGCTGGCGATTTTTCCGGGCCTGGCCATCTTCCTGACGGTGCTGAGCTACAACCTCATCGGCGAGGCCCTCCGCGACGCCATCGATCCCAAGCTCAAGAAGGCCCGCGTGTGA
- the xseA gene encoding exodeoxyribonuclease VII large subunit: MPRPLFDPARMAAKSATDAGDTVRESDGVVRVRELAALVDAALKRGVPAPVRVLGEVSGLRERTHLYFDLKDGDAVVSCVVFASIARKHQLRLRDGLEVVVSGGIEFYAKQGKLSLIARSVRLVGEGALDAAFRALCDELRGRGWFDDARKRPVPAFPRRIAVLTSRSGAALQDVIDTMRRRCPSVELLLIDSRVQGEAAAGELRRKLVAMSRRHRELGVDAVLITRGGGSAEDLWAFNDRDLAEAILKCPVPVVAAIGHETDTTIAELVADVRASTPTQAAMRLTPDAAALAEQIDLAGARLRGAAARRLADARASIERLGRRRTIAQPRSLVAHADERRRRAADDLRRAVRDRLRSARAGIDRAASRLERRRPAAELARREQRLDDARARLAAAMAGRVRREAERLDARRQRLRAVGPRAVLARGFSYTTLADGRLVRGTGDVRAGDTLVTTLHDGEVRSTVPGRQPPPPAKPAAARTSRRPRDDQPGLFEQDEH, encoded by the coding sequence ATGCCACGCCCGCTCTTTGATCCCGCAAGGATGGCCGCGAAGTCCGCCACCGATGCTGGGGACACCGTGCGCGAGAGCGACGGCGTGGTCCGCGTCCGCGAGCTGGCGGCACTCGTCGATGCGGCGCTGAAGCGCGGGGTGCCCGCACCCGTCCGCGTGCTGGGCGAGGTGAGCGGCCTGCGCGAGCGGACGCACCTGTACTTCGATCTCAAGGACGGTGACGCCGTCGTGTCGTGCGTCGTCTTCGCCAGCATCGCCCGCAAGCACCAGCTACGGCTCCGCGACGGGCTGGAGGTCGTCGTCTCGGGCGGCATCGAGTTCTACGCGAAGCAGGGCAAGCTCTCGCTCATCGCCAGGAGCGTGCGGCTCGTCGGCGAGGGCGCGCTGGATGCGGCATTCCGCGCACTGTGCGATGAGCTCCGCGGCCGAGGCTGGTTCGATGACGCCCGCAAGCGCCCCGTGCCGGCGTTCCCGCGGCGCATCGCCGTGCTCACCAGCCGCAGCGGCGCCGCGCTGCAGGACGTCATCGATACGATGCGGCGGCGATGCCCGTCGGTCGAGCTGCTGCTGATCGACTCCCGCGTGCAGGGCGAGGCCGCCGCCGGCGAGCTGCGGCGGAAGCTCGTGGCGATGTCGCGCCGCCACCGAGAGCTCGGCGTCGACGCGGTGCTCATCACGCGGGGCGGCGGATCGGCCGAGGACCTCTGGGCGTTCAACGACCGCGATCTGGCCGAGGCCATCCTGAAATGCCCGGTGCCGGTGGTCGCGGCGATCGGCCACGAGACCGACACCACCATCGCCGAGCTCGTCGCCGACGTGCGAGCCTCGACGCCCACGCAGGCGGCCATGCGGCTGACGCCCGACGCCGCCGCGCTGGCCGAGCAGATCGACCTCGCCGGCGCGCGGCTCCGCGGCGCCGCGGCACGGAGACTGGCCGACGCCCGGGCGTCGATCGAGCGGCTCGGACGGCGGCGGACCATCGCGCAGCCGCGGTCGCTGGTCGCCCATGCAGACGAGCGGCGGCGACGGGCCGCCGACGATCTGCGTCGTGCGGTGCGAGATCGGCTGCGGTCGGCCCGCGCGGGGATCGACCGCGCGGCGTCGCGGCTCGAGCGCCGGCGGCCCGCGGCGGAGCTGGCGCGGCGGGAGCAGCGGCTCGACGACGCGCGTGCTCGACTGGCGGCGGCCATGGCCGGCCGCGTGCGGCGGGAGGCCGAGCGGCTCGATGCCCGCCGGCAGCGGCTGCGGGCCGTTGGTCCGCGGGCGGTCCTCGCCCGGGGCTTCTCGTACACGACCCTGGCCGACGGACGGCTCGTCCGCGGCACGGGCGACGTGCGGGCGGGCGACACGCTGGTGACCACGCTGCACGACGGCGAGGTGCGCTCTACCGTGCCGGGGCGGCAACCGCCCCCGCCCGCGAAGCCGGCCGCGGCGCGGACGAGCCGCCGGCCGCGCGACGACCAGCCCGGGCTCTTCGAGCAGGACGAACACTAA
- the xseB gene encoding exodeoxyribonuclease VII small subunit yields the protein MAKAQQDATPPEDGPSFEDAMAEVEAIIERIETGEAGLERSIGDYEKGMRLLKRCRSLIEKAEQRIEDVTSRLEADDAAEPSDVVD from the coding sequence ATGGCCAAGGCGCAGCAGGATGCCACGCCGCCCGAGGACGGCCCGAGCTTCGAGGACGCGATGGCCGAGGTCGAGGCCATCATCGAGCGGATCGAGACCGGCGAGGCGGGGCTCGAGCGATCCATCGGAGACTACGAGAAGGGCATGCGGCTGCTCAAGCGGTGCCGCTCGCTCATCGAGAAGGCCGAGCAACGGATCGAGGACGTCACCAGCCGGCTGGAGGCCGACGACGCCGCGGAGCCGAGCGATGTGGTCGATTGA
- a CDS encoding ABC transporter ATP-binding protein, with translation MIQVRDLAVSFDNGNGPRIQAVDGVRMTIYPRQTLAVVGESGCGKSVTAMSSMQLVPRPPGRFDRGQITFRKDDGEMVDLLRLSESEMRDIRGNDIAMIFQEPMTSLNPVYTVGDQIMEAILLHQDVSGSKARDIALDAMRSVGIPEVEKRIKAYPHQFSGGMRQRVMIAMALACKPRLLLADEPTTALDVTIQAQILELLSSLKDEHDMAVMLITHDLGVVAENADVVCVMYAGRVVEYGTVFNVFDNPMHPYTRGLLASIPKIGERLDRLVTIKEVVDNPAEFEKLPGAGEGIRPWWPWHDAPKDLAAKDEPAGDYYLQEVDTGHWVGVWRTKAVRDHESRPPDMNYRAVRGEPAAAAS, from the coding sequence ATCATCCAGGTGCGGGACCTGGCGGTGTCCTTCGACAACGGCAACGGGCCGCGGATCCAGGCCGTCGACGGCGTCCGCATGACCATCTACCCGAGGCAGACGCTCGCGGTCGTCGGCGAGTCGGGCTGCGGCAAGAGCGTGACGGCCATGAGCTCGATGCAGCTCGTGCCCCGCCCGCCCGGCCGCTTCGATCGCGGCCAGATCACCTTCCGCAAGGACGACGGCGAGATGGTGGACCTGCTGCGGCTCAGCGAATCCGAGATGCGCGACATCCGCGGCAACGACATCGCCATGATCTTCCAGGAGCCCATGACGAGCCTCAACCCGGTGTACACCGTGGGCGACCAGATCATGGAGGCCATCCTGCTGCACCAAGACGTCAGCGGCAGCAAGGCCCGCGACATCGCCCTCGACGCCATGCGATCGGTCGGCATCCCGGAGGTCGAGAAGCGGATCAAGGCCTATCCCCACCAATTCTCGGGCGGCATGCGGCAGCGCGTGATGATCGCGATGGCGCTGGCGTGCAAGCCCCGGCTGCTGCTGGCCGACGAGCCGACCACGGCGCTCGACGTGACCATCCAGGCGCAGATCCTCGAGCTGCTGTCCTCGCTCAAGGACGAGCACGACATGGCCGTCATGCTCATCACCCACGACCTGGGCGTCGTCGCCGAAAACGCCGACGTCGTGTGCGTGATGTACGCCGGACGCGTCGTCGAGTACGGCACCGTGTTCAATGTCTTCGACAACCCGATGCACCCCTACACCCGCGGGCTGCTGGCGAGCATCCCCAAGATTGGCGAGCGGCTGGACCGCCTGGTCACCATCAAGGAGGTTGTCGACAATCCCGCCGAATTCGAGAAGCTGCCCGGCGCGGGCGAGGGCATCCGCCCCTGGTGGCCCTGGCACGACGCACCCAAGGACCTGGCCGCCAAGGACGAGCCCGCGGGCGACTACTACCTCCAGGAGGTCGACACGGGGCACTGGGTCGGCGTCTGGCGGACCAAGGCCGTACGCGACCACGAGAGCCGGCCGCCCGACATGAACTACCGCGCCGTGCGCGGCGAGCCGGCCGCGGCGGCGTCGTAG
- a CDS encoding ABC transporter substrate-binding protein, with amino-acid sequence MQNGFGLKDLVVITLLVLVLGVVTLAIFAEDRRWEDVQDTAAKIDEIEQQIVRLEQRLADRPVVVRQPVVPGAPVLDGGGLAGPTWAKDGFEVTFSEPWDFSSNPYNQQGFRIGGEFREIYEGQPPKITPFTYADVYGRRVVDLVCESLGWYDPRSLEMRGRLAEAWQYDPNGEWLRVKIRDEARFSDGSPVLAEDVRWTYFDLIFNPEIEAERFRSVYNAIETITVIGDPETSRVLEFGFKEPRFDNVQQAFGFKILPKAIYEIWTESPEKYNSSTSLTVGSGPFKLERASLDDQWAPPEDIVLVRNEQYWGPRPPLDSYRIRSIRDSTARLVSYTNGEADMMRAIPTQFVEKRSDPEFLEDHDARDWYNMRGGYGFMAWQCGKRNGERLTPFHDKRVRQAMTLLTDRERLLRDISKNLARLATGPFLSSTPQANPDIEPWPHDPSRGQELLQEAGWWDRDGDGLLENERGDEFVFEITFGQGNESTLQRLTFLQSEYAKAGIKMELKPIDWSVLADILNRRDFDAITFAWSASAPENDPEQIWHSKSIDNQGDNFIQWANADADRLIEQGRATLDTAERMRVWHQLHEVFHEEQPYTYLFEVPWLRFTTRRSGNIEEYNSGLEYYEFWVGRESLPSNN; translated from the coding sequence ATGCAGAACGGCTTCGGGCTCAAGGACTTGGTCGTCATCACGCTGCTCGTGCTGGTGCTCGGGGTCGTCACGCTGGCGATCTTCGCCGAGGACCGCCGCTGGGAGGACGTGCAGGACACCGCCGCCAAGATCGACGAGATCGAGCAGCAGATCGTCCGCCTCGAGCAACGCCTCGCCGATCGGCCCGTGGTGGTCCGGCAGCCCGTCGTGCCCGGCGCGCCCGTTCTGGACGGGGGCGGCCTCGCGGGCCCCACCTGGGCCAAGGACGGCTTCGAGGTCACCTTCAGCGAGCCCTGGGACTTCTCGAGCAATCCGTACAACCAGCAGGGCTTCCGCATCGGCGGCGAATTCCGCGAGATCTACGAGGGCCAGCCCCCCAAGATCACGCCCTTCACCTACGCCGACGTCTACGGCCGCCGCGTGGTCGATCTCGTCTGCGAGAGCCTGGGCTGGTACGACCCCAGGTCGCTCGAGATGCGGGGACGCCTGGCGGAAGCCTGGCAGTACGACCCCAACGGCGAGTGGCTCCGCGTCAAGATCCGCGACGAGGCCCGCTTCAGCGACGGCTCGCCCGTGCTGGCCGAGGACGTCCGCTGGACCTACTTCGACCTGATCTTCAACCCCGAGATCGAGGCCGAGCGCTTCCGCAGCGTGTACAACGCCATCGAGACCATCACCGTCATTGGCGACCCCGAGACGAGCCGGGTGCTGGAGTTCGGGTTCAAGGAGCCCCGCTTCGACAACGTGCAGCAGGCCTTCGGCTTCAAGATCCTGCCCAAGGCGATCTACGAGATCTGGACCGAATCGCCCGAGAAGTACAACTCGTCCACCAGCCTCACGGTCGGTTCGGGCCCGTTCAAGCTGGAGCGGGCGTCGCTGGACGACCAGTGGGCGCCGCCCGAGGACATCGTGCTCGTCCGCAACGAGCAGTACTGGGGGCCGAGGCCGCCGCTGGACTCCTACCGCATCCGGTCGATCCGCGACTCGACGGCCCGCCTGGTCAGCTACACCAACGGCGAGGCCGACATGATGCGGGCGATCCCCACGCAGTTCGTCGAGAAGCGGAGCGACCCGGAGTTCCTCGAGGACCACGACGCCCGCGACTGGTACAACATGCGGGGTGGCTACGGCTTCATGGCCTGGCAGTGCGGCAAGCGCAACGGAGAGCGGCTGACGCCGTTCCACGACAAGCGTGTCCGCCAGGCGATGACGCTGCTGACCGATCGCGAACGGCTGCTCCGCGACATCAGCAAGAACCTCGCGCGGCTGGCGACGGGTCCCTTCCTGAGTTCGACGCCGCAGGCCAACCCCGACATCGAGCCCTGGCCCCACGACCCGAGCCGCGGGCAGGAGTTGCTCCAGGAAGCCGGCTGGTGGGATCGCGACGGCGACGGCCTGCTCGAGAACGAGCGTGGCGACGAGTTCGTCTTCGAGATCACGTTCGGCCAGGGCAACGAGTCCACGCTCCAGCGGCTGACCTTCCTGCAGAGCGAGTACGCCAAGGCCGGCATCAAGATGGAGCTCAAGCCCATCGACTGGTCGGTGCTGGCCGACATCCTCAACCGCCGCGACTTCGATGCCATTACCTTCGCGTGGTCGGCCTCCGCCCCGGAGAACGACCCCGAGCAGATCTGGCACTCCAAGTCCATCGACAACCAGGGCGACAACTTCATCCAGTGGGCCAACGCCGACGCCGACCGCCTGATCGAGCAGGGGCGCGCCACGCTCGACACCGCCGAGCGGATGCGGGTCTGGCACCAGCTGCACGAGGTCTTCCACGAAGAGCAGCCCTATACGTACCTCTTCGAGGTGCCGTGGTTGCGCTTCACGACCAGGCGGAGCGGCAACATCGAGGAGTACAACTCGGGCCTGGAGTACTACGAGTTCTGGGTCGGCCGCGAGTCGCTGCCATCGAACAACTGA
- a CDS encoding ABC transporter permease produces MVTYVIRRLLLMIPTIIGMTMLIFFLIALSPGGIGAALQFSGGGQVDSGSVALQRAYLEDRYGLDSPIIVQYGRWLGRVSPVKFGDRDQVLNGERIRRPRGIEEPPLWTWFADELPDADEPFPDSGGDPFAFEGRTFADDQERSEAVSRVYRRVRGLYSRARAAHLAAVTRFEIAMGDVARQLGEGGAVEDRGQIKPSSARRIGREAFEGEAELYAIAEARATEMLATYDDLLDRSAELEAVFDARVFAQSGLPVIPGVVSLDTPDLGTSFARSQPVGVLIQRALPVTLLLNLVAIPIIYLVAIPSGILAASRQGKLLDVGLGALYVALWSIPVVWAGVLAIGFLADNDYLGAFPVTGLHAVEAEKMTMLPSRDASGAWVRGYLLDTLWHMVLPVACLTYTGFAVLSKQTRAAMLENFNADYVRTAKAKGVSRKDVVFRHVFRNSLLPLITLFVSIFPAMLGGSVVIERIFNIPGMGSLIIEAIILRDRELLLANALIVGIVNMLALLLADILYALADPRISYD; encoded by the coding sequence ATGGTCACCTACGTCATCCGACGCCTGCTGCTGATGATCCCGACCATCATCGGGATGACGATGCTGATCTTCTTCCTGATCGCGCTGAGCCCCGGCGGCATCGGCGCGGCGCTGCAGTTCAGCGGCGGCGGGCAGGTCGACTCGGGCAGCGTCGCGCTCCAGCGGGCCTACCTCGAGGATCGCTACGGGCTGGACTCGCCCATCATCGTGCAGTATGGACGCTGGCTCGGCCGCGTCAGCCCGGTCAAGTTCGGCGACCGCGACCAGGTGCTCAATGGCGAGCGGATCCGCAGGCCGCGGGGGATCGAGGAGCCGCCGCTCTGGACGTGGTTCGCCGATGAGCTGCCCGACGCCGACGAACCATTCCCCGACTCGGGCGGCGATCCGTTCGCCTTCGAGGGCCGCACCTTCGCCGACGACCAGGAGCGCTCGGAGGCGGTGTCCCGCGTGTATCGCCGCGTGCGGGGGCTGTACTCAAGGGCCCGGGCCGCGCACCTCGCGGCGGTCACCCGCTTCGAGATCGCTATGGGCGACGTCGCCCGCCAGCTGGGCGAGGGCGGCGCCGTCGAGGACCGCGGGCAGATCAAGCCGTCGTCGGCGCGACGCATCGGCCGCGAGGCCTTCGAGGGCGAGGCCGAGCTGTACGCGATCGCCGAGGCCCGCGCGACCGAGATGCTGGCGACCTACGACGACCTGCTCGATCGCTCGGCCGAGCTCGAGGCCGTGTTCGACGCCAGGGTGTTCGCGCAATCGGGGCTGCCGGTGATCCCCGGCGTCGTCTCGCTCGACACGCCCGACCTCGGCACGTCCTTCGCGCGGTCGCAGCCCGTGGGCGTGCTGATCCAGCGGGCCTTGCCGGTCACGCTGCTGCTCAACCTCGTGGCGATCCCGATCATCTACCTCGTGGCGATCCCCTCGGGCATCCTGGCGGCGAGCCGGCAGGGCAAGCTGCTCGACGTCGGGCTCGGCGCGCTCTACGTCGCGCTGTGGTCGATCCCCGTCGTCTGGGCGGGCGTGCTGGCGATCGGCTTCCTGGCCGACAATGACTACCTGGGCGCCTTCCCGGTCACGGGGCTGCACGCCGTCGAGGCCGAGAAGATGACGATGCTGCCCTCCCGCGACGCGAGCGGGGCGTGGGTGCGGGGCTACCTGCTCGACACGCTGTGGCACATGGTGCTGCCGGTGGCGTGCCTGACGTACACGGGCTTCGCGGTGCTCAGCAAGCAGACGCGGGCGGCGATGCTCGAGAACTTCAACGCCGACTACGTGCGGACGGCCAAGGCCAAGGGCGTCAGCCGCAAGGACGTGGTCTTCCGCCACGTCTTCCGCAACAGCCTGCTGCCGCTGATCACGCTGTTCGTGTCGATCTTCCCCGCGATGCTGGGCGGCTCGGTGGTCATCGAGCGGATCTTCAACATCCCGGGCATGGGCAGCCTGATCATCGAGGCGATCATCCTGCGGGACCGCGAGTTGCTGCTGGCCAACGCGCTGATCGTGGGCATCGTGAACATGCTGGCGCTGCTGCTGGCCGACATCCTGTACGCCCTGGCCGACCCACGGATCTCCTACGACTGA